In Streptomyces longhuiensis, the following proteins share a genomic window:
- a CDS encoding APC family permease has translation MTELDARPTRAAHDTAGGAPDGGVRSKGLGGNSVGLVGSAVIGISTVAPVYCLTSTLGSTAGEVGLQMPAVFLAGFLPMLLVAFAYRELNKAMPDCGTSFTWTVKAFGPRVGWMCGWGLVIATIIVLSNLAGVATSYFWLLAGEITGNTSIGALDDNKAVHIVTCLALIAAATAISYRGMTATKGVQFTLVGLQLVVLAVFVVMAVVKAGSADFPTSVPFSWTWLDPFSVKSFGAFTAGLSLSIFMYWGWDTCLTANEETIGSDKTPGRAALIAMVVLVGSYLATGVAAQMVVGSGGKGLGLANPATSDNVFAALAGPVMGPTLGILLFVAVLASAAASLQTTFIPVARTVLAMATYEALPASYARVHPRFKTPGRATVTAGVATGVFYTVMTLVSEHVLVDTIYALGLMICFYYALTAFACAWYFRSELLRSPRDFFFKALFPVLGGVLLSAVFVKTLVDMWNPAYGSGSSVLGVGSVFVIGVGLLLVGFVIMLVMGRRSPAFFRGEVLTRETPVLVVED, from the coding sequence ATGACTGAGCTGGACGCGCGGCCGACACGGGCTGCCCACGACACGGCAGGCGGCGCCCCCGACGGGGGCGTCCGCAGCAAGGGCCTCGGCGGGAACTCCGTCGGGCTGGTCGGCAGCGCGGTCATCGGTATCTCGACCGTGGCGCCCGTCTACTGCCTGACCTCGACGCTCGGCTCCACGGCCGGCGAGGTCGGCCTCCAGATGCCCGCCGTGTTCCTGGCCGGGTTCCTGCCGATGCTGCTCGTCGCCTTCGCGTACCGGGAGCTGAACAAGGCCATGCCGGACTGCGGCACGTCCTTCACCTGGACCGTGAAGGCCTTCGGCCCGCGCGTGGGCTGGATGTGCGGCTGGGGCCTCGTCATCGCGACGATCATTGTGCTGTCCAACCTGGCGGGCGTCGCGACGTCGTACTTCTGGCTCCTCGCGGGCGAGATCACCGGCAACACGTCCATCGGCGCCCTGGACGACAACAAGGCCGTCCACATCGTCACCTGCCTCGCCCTGATCGCCGCCGCGACCGCGATCAGCTACCGCGGCATGACCGCGACGAAGGGCGTCCAGTTCACCCTGGTCGGCCTCCAGCTCGTCGTGCTTGCCGTGTTCGTCGTGATGGCCGTCGTCAAGGCGGGATCGGCGGACTTCCCCACCTCCGTGCCGTTCTCCTGGACGTGGCTCGACCCGTTCTCGGTGAAGTCGTTCGGCGCGTTCACCGCGGGCCTGTCCCTGTCGATCTTCATGTACTGGGGCTGGGACACCTGCCTCACCGCGAACGAGGAGACCATCGGCAGCGACAAGACGCCCGGCCGCGCCGCCCTCATCGCGATGGTCGTCCTCGTCGGCTCCTACCTCGCCACCGGCGTCGCCGCCCAGATGGTCGTCGGCTCCGGCGGCAAGGGCCTCGGCCTCGCCAACCCCGCGACGTCCGACAACGTCTTCGCCGCCCTCGCGGGCCCCGTCATGGGCCCCACCCTCGGCATCCTGCTCTTCGTCGCCGTCCTCGCCTCGGCCGCGGCCAGCCTGCAGACCACGTTCATCCCGGTCGCCCGCACGGTCCTCGCCATGGCGACGTACGAGGCGCTGCCCGCCTCCTACGCCCGCGTCCACCCGCGCTTCAAGACCCCGGGCCGCGCCACGGTCACCGCGGGCGTCGCCACCGGCGTGTTCTACACCGTCATGACGCTGGTCTCCGAGCACGTCCTCGTCGACACGATCTACGCGCTCGGCCTCATGATCTGCTTCTACTACGCGCTCACGGCGTTCGCCTGCGCCTGGTACTTCCGCTCCGAACTGCTGCGCTCCCCCCGGGACTTCTTCTTCAAGGCCCTCTTCCCGGTCCTGGGCGGTGTCCTGCTGTCCGCCGTGTTCGTGAAGACCCTCGTCGACATGTGGAACCCGGCGTACGGCAGCGGCTCCTCCGTCCTCGGCGTCGGCTCCGTCTTCGTGATCGGCGTCGGCCTGCTGCTCGTCGGCTTCGTGATCATGCTCGTGATGGGGCGGCGCAGCCCGGCGTTCTTCCGCGGCGAGGTGCTGACGCGGGAGACGCCGGTGCTGGTCGTCGAGGACTAG
- a CDS encoding aldehyde dehydrogenase family protein → MTDTQRLFIGGEWTEPDGGHYEVVDPASEEVVGLAPEASRAQVHDAASAARQAFASWSATKPEERAAILDRAADVMQRDFAANAELAQAESGATSGTARGMQVAVGVARFRRYAKGALEPVEQGLPPQINEAGPMGKAGVLGALAVRQPVGVVTCITSYNNPWANPAGKVAPALAMGNTVVVKPAPQDPLSVYRMAAALEEAGAPPGVVNVVSGTAVDVGEAAVDSPDVDMVSFTGSTAVGRRIGEVCGRGMKRQLMELGGKGAALVFDDLDEAGLASAVSGIGTTYAFYSGQICTAPTRVIAQRGVYDALVSKLSDYIGYMKVGDPRARGTVVGPVISAAHRDRVESYVELGRKEGARVVAGGARPALDKGFYVAPTLLADCTNDMRVVREEIFGPVVVVVPFDDEEEGVALANDSEYGLIDYVWSGDVARAFRVARRLRAGGVGVNTVGRNMEAPFGGFKQSGVGRDVGSYALHAYSELQSIVWQG, encoded by the coding sequence ATGACCGACACGCAGAGGCTGTTCATCGGTGGCGAGTGGACCGAGCCGGACGGCGGGCACTACGAGGTCGTCGACCCCGCGTCGGAGGAGGTCGTCGGGCTCGCCCCCGAGGCGTCCCGCGCGCAGGTCCACGACGCGGCGTCGGCGGCCCGCCAGGCCTTCGCGTCGTGGTCCGCCACGAAGCCGGAGGAGCGTGCCGCGATCCTGGACCGGGCCGCCGACGTGATGCAGCGCGACTTCGCGGCGAACGCGGAGCTCGCGCAGGCGGAGAGCGGTGCGACGAGCGGGACCGCGCGCGGGATGCAGGTCGCGGTCGGGGTGGCGCGGTTCCGCCGCTATGCGAAGGGCGCGCTCGAACCGGTCGAGCAGGGGCTGCCGCCGCAGATCAACGAGGCGGGACCCATGGGGAAGGCGGGCGTGCTCGGGGCGCTCGCCGTACGGCAACCCGTCGGCGTCGTCACCTGCATCACGTCGTACAACAACCCGTGGGCGAACCCGGCCGGCAAGGTCGCCCCGGCGCTCGCCATGGGGAACACGGTCGTCGTGAAGCCTGCCCCGCAGGACCCGCTGTCGGTGTACCGGATGGCGGCGGCTCTGGAGGAGGCGGGAGCGCCGCCCGGTGTGGTGAACGTGGTCAGCGGGACGGCTGTGGACGTGGGTGAGGCGGCCGTCGACTCGCCGGACGTCGACATGGTCAGCTTCACCGGCTCCACCGCGGTCGGCCGGCGCATCGGCGAGGTGTGCGGGCGCGGCATGAAACGGCAGCTGATGGAGCTGGGCGGGAAGGGCGCGGCGCTCGTCTTCGACGACCTGGACGAGGCGGGCCTCGCCTCGGCGGTCTCGGGGATCGGCACGACGTACGCCTTCTACAGCGGGCAGATCTGCACGGCACCGACGCGGGTGATCGCGCAGCGCGGGGTGTACGACGCGCTCGTCTCGAAGCTGAGCGACTACATCGGCTACATGAAGGTCGGCGATCCGAGAGCGCGGGGGACGGTCGTCGGGCCGGTGATCTCGGCGGCGCACCGCGACCGCGTCGAGTCGTACGTCGAGCTGGGCCGCAAGGAGGGGGCGCGGGTCGTCGCGGGCGGTGCGCGGCCGGCCCTCGACAAGGGTTTCTACGTGGCCCCGACGCTCCTCGCGGACTGCACGAACGACATGCGGGTCGTGCGGGAGGAGATCTTCGGCCCGGTCGTGGTGGTCGTGCCCTTCGACGACGAGGAGGAGGGGGTGGCCCTCGCCAACGACAGCGAGTACGGGCTCATCGACTACGTGTGGTCGGGGGACGTGGCGCGGGCGTTCCGGGTGGCGCGGCGGCTGCGGGCCGGCGGGGTCGGCGTGAACACGGTCGGCCGGAACATGGAGGCGCCGTTCGGCGGCTTCAAGCAGAGCGGGGTGGGCCGGGACGTGGGTTCGTACGCGCTGCACGCCTACAGCGAGCTCCAGTCGATCGTGTGGCAGGGGTGA
- a CDS encoding N-acyl-D-amino-acid deacylase family protein translates to MLDHLIKGATVVDGTGAPAYVADVGIRDGRIAVIAEPGAVTEPAAGSEDARGRILAPGFVDPHTHYDAQLFWDPYATPSLNHGVTTVAGGNCGFTLAPLHPERPEDADYTRRMMSKVEGMSLVALEEGAPWTWNSFGEYLDALDGRIAVNAGFMVGHCALRRYVMGADAVGGQPTPEQLDQMLALFHEAMDAGAWGFSTTQSSTHSDGDGQPVASRHARPEELLALSRAVAEHEGTQIEAIVAGCLDQFSDDEIDLFVEMSAAAGRPLNWNVLTIDAAVPERVPRQLIPSERARKAGGRIVALTMPILTPMNMSLGTFCALNLIPGWGEVLSLPVDERIAKLRDPDVRAEMLRRADSKEAGVFRRLAHFGRYVIGDTYSEANEGLTGRVVNDIAAERGQEPFECIVEICANDRLRTVLWPMPSDNDPDSWALRAETWQHEDVLLGGSDAGAHLDRMCGAPYTTRFLGDCLRGRKLAGIEEAVKMLTDDPARLFGLRERGRIAEGWHADLVLFDPERIDAGKATLVHDLPGDSPRLDSKAIGVNAVWVNGVEVIREDVVTGAVPGTVLRSGRDTRTVSTT, encoded by the coding sequence GTGCTCGACCACCTGATCAAAGGAGCGACCGTAGTCGACGGGACGGGAGCCCCCGCCTACGTCGCCGACGTGGGGATACGCGACGGGCGTATCGCCGTCATCGCCGAGCCCGGGGCCGTGACCGAGCCCGCCGCGGGCAGCGAGGACGCGCGCGGGCGGATCCTCGCCCCCGGCTTCGTCGACCCGCACACCCACTACGACGCCCAGCTGTTCTGGGACCCGTACGCGACGCCGTCCCTGAACCACGGCGTGACGACCGTCGCGGGCGGCAACTGCGGCTTCACGCTCGCCCCGCTGCACCCGGAGCGGCCCGAGGACGCCGACTACACGCGCCGGATGATGTCCAAGGTCGAGGGCATGTCGCTGGTCGCCCTCGAGGAGGGCGCGCCCTGGACGTGGAACTCGTTCGGCGAGTATCTCGACGCCCTCGACGGGCGGATCGCGGTCAACGCCGGCTTCATGGTGGGGCACTGCGCGCTGCGCCGGTACGTGATGGGCGCGGACGCGGTCGGCGGGCAGCCGACGCCCGAGCAGCTCGATCAGATGCTCGCCCTGTTCCACGAGGCGATGGACGCGGGCGCCTGGGGATTCTCGACCACCCAGTCCTCGACCCACTCGGACGGCGACGGGCAGCCGGTCGCCTCGCGGCACGCGCGGCCCGAGGAGCTGCTCGCGCTGAGCCGCGCCGTCGCCGAGCACGAGGGCACGCAGATCGAGGCGATCGTCGCCGGGTGCCTCGACCAGTTCAGCGACGACGAGATCGACCTGTTCGTCGAGATGAGCGCGGCCGCCGGGCGGCCCCTGAACTGGAACGTCCTCACCATCGACGCGGCCGTCCCCGAGCGGGTGCCGCGCCAGCTGATCCCCAGCGAGCGGGCCCGCAAGGCCGGCGGCCGGATCGTCGCGCTGACCATGCCGATCCTGACCCCCATGAACATGTCGCTCGGCACGTTCTGCGCCCTGAACCTCATCCCCGGCTGGGGCGAGGTCCTCTCCCTGCCCGTCGACGAGCGGATCGCGAAGCTGCGCGACCCGGACGTGCGAGCGGAGATGCTGCGGCGCGCGGACAGCAAGGAGGCCGGCGTCTTCCGGCGGCTCGCCCACTTCGGGCGGTACGTCATCGGGGACACGTACTCGGAGGCGAACGAGGGTCTGACCGGGCGCGTGGTGAACGACATCGCGGCCGAGCGCGGCCAGGAACCCTTCGAGTGCATCGTCGAGATCTGCGCCAACGACCGCCTGCGGACGGTTCTTTGGCCCATGCCCAGCGACAACGACCCGGACTCGTGGGCCCTGCGTGCCGAGACCTGGCAGCACGAGGACGTGCTCCTCGGCGGGTCCGACGCGGGGGCGCACCTGGACCGCATGTGCGGTGCGCCGTACACGACGCGGTTCCTCGGGGACTGTCTGCGCGGGCGGAAGCTGGCCGGGATCGAGGAGGCGGTGAAGATGCTCACCGACGATCCGGCGCGGCTCTTCGGGCTGCGGGAACGCGGCCGGATCGCGGAGGGCTGGCACGCGGACCTCGTCCTGTTCGACCCGGAGCGGATCGACGCGGGCAAGGCCACCCTCGTCCACGACCTGCCCGGCGACAGCCCGCGTCTCGACTCGAAGGCCATCGGCGTCAACGCCGTGTGGGTCAACGGCGTCGAGGTCATCCGCGAGGACGTCGTGACGGGGGCCGTGCCCGGCACCGTGCTGCGGTCCGGACGTGACACCAGGACGGTGAGCACCACATGA
- a CDS encoding LLM class flavin-dependent oxidoreductase, with protein sequence MEFGLFVQGYVGKRAETDPLAEHKALMEETEYVIQADKSGFKYAWASEHHFLEEYSHLSANDVFLGYLAHATERIHLGSGIFNPLAQVNHPVKVAEKVAMLDHLSEGRHEFGSGRGAGSHEILGFIPGVTDMNYTKEIWEETIAEFPKMWLQEEYVGFKGKHWQLPPRKIFPKPYGKAHPAMWYAAGSPPSYAMAARKGLGVLGFSVQKVSDMEWVLDQYKSNIGKAEPVGAFVNDNVMVTSTAICAPTHAEAVRIAATGGLHYLQSLVFRYHDTFPRPEGFPVWPETLPEFNEEIIELLIAEELLICGDPDEVLTQCKRWEQAGADQLAFGMPIGISKEDTLQSIKLIGEHVIPKIDTDPVHRTTRFREAV encoded by the coding sequence TTGGAATTCGGGCTCTTTGTACAGGGATATGTGGGCAAGCGGGCCGAGACCGACCCGCTCGCCGAGCACAAGGCGCTGATGGAGGAGACCGAGTACGTCATCCAGGCGGACAAGTCGGGCTTCAAGTACGCCTGGGCGTCCGAGCACCACTTCCTGGAGGAGTACTCGCACCTCTCCGCCAACGACGTCTTCCTCGGCTACCTCGCCCACGCCACCGAACGCATCCACCTCGGCTCCGGCATCTTCAACCCGCTCGCCCAGGTCAACCATCCGGTGAAGGTCGCCGAGAAGGTCGCGATGCTCGACCATCTCAGTGAGGGACGCCACGAGTTCGGCAGCGGGCGCGGCGCGGGCAGCCACGAGATCCTCGGCTTCATCCCCGGCGTCACCGACATGAACTACACGAAGGAGATCTGGGAAGAGACCATCGCCGAGTTCCCGAAGATGTGGCTCCAGGAGGAGTACGTCGGGTTCAAGGGCAAGCACTGGCAGCTGCCGCCGCGCAAGATCTTCCCCAAGCCGTACGGGAAGGCGCACCCGGCCATGTGGTACGCGGCCGGCTCCCCGCCCTCGTACGCGATGGCCGCCAGGAAGGGCCTCGGCGTCCTGGGCTTCAGCGTCCAGAAGGTCTCCGACATGGAGTGGGTGCTCGACCAGTACAAGTCGAACATCGGCAAGGCGGAGCCCGTCGGGGCGTTCGTCAACGACAACGTCATGGTGACCTCGACCGCGATCTGCGCGCCGACCCACGCGGAGGCCGTACGGATCGCCGCGACCGGCGGGCTGCACTACCTCCAGTCGCTCGTCTTCCGCTACCACGACACGTTCCCGCGCCCCGAGGGCTTCCCCGTGTGGCCCGAGACGCTGCCCGAGTTCAACGAGGAGATCATCGAGCTCCTCATCGCCGAGGAGCTGCTGATCTGCGGCGACCCGGACGAGGTGCTCACGCAGTGCAAGCGCTGGGAGCAGGCGGGCGCCGACCAGCTGGCGTTCGGCATGCCGATCGGCATCTCCAAGGAGGACACGCTCCAGTCGATCAAGCTGATCGGCGAGCACGTCATCCCGAAGATCGACACGGATCCGGTGCACCGCACGACGCGCTTCCGTGAGGCCGTCTGA
- a CDS encoding bifunctional FO biosynthesis protein CofGH, with protein sequence MTDPEPVRPTANAMRRALKRSRDGVALDTAEAAVLLQARGDDLRDLTASAARVRDAGLKAAGRPGVITYSKKVFIPLTRLCRDKCHYCTFVTVPGKLRRDGHGMYLSPDEVLDIARRGAEMGCKEALFTLGDRPEDRWPEAREWLDAHGYDDTLAYVRAMAIRVLEETGLLPHLNPGVMTWTDLQRLKPVAPSMGMMLETTATRLWSEPGGPHHGSPDKEPAVRLRVLEDAGRSNVPFTTGVLIGIGESYEERADSLFQLRRIQRSYHGIQEVIVQNFRAKPDTAMRGMPDAELEELAACIAVARHILGPSARIQAPPNLVDEEYALLIGAGIDDWGGVSPLTPDHVNPERPWPHIDELAAKTGEAGFELRERLTIYPEFIERGEPWLDPRLLPHVRALASADTGLADEDARPAGLPWQEPDEGFTVTGRTDLHRTIDTTGRTSDRRDDFDDVYGDWEALREQAAPGMVPQRLDGDVRAALATAADDPTKLTDDEALALLHADGPALDALCRVADDIRKTVNGDDVTYIVTRNINFTNVCYTGCRFCAFAQRRTDADAYTLSLSQVADRAEQAWDVGAVEVCMQGGIHPDLPGTAYFDIAKAVKERVPGMHVHAFSPMEVVNGATRTGMSIRDWLTAAKEAGLDSIPGTAAEILDDEVRWVLTKGKLPTATWIEVIKTAHELGIRSSSTMMYGHVDQPRHWLGHFRTLAGIQQETGGFTEFVTLPFIHTNAPVYLAGIARPGPTTRDNRAVTAMARVLLHPHIPNIQTSWVKLGTEGAAEMLRSGANDLGGTLMEETISRMAGSSYGSYRSIKDLVTIAEEAGRPAKPRTTLYGEVPPERQHAATASDGHLPELLPVLGD encoded by the coding sequence ATGACTGATCCGGAGCCTGTACGACCCACCGCCAACGCGATGCGCCGCGCGTTGAAGCGGTCCCGCGACGGCGTTGCCCTCGACACGGCCGAGGCGGCGGTCCTGCTCCAGGCCCGCGGCGACGACCTGCGGGACCTGACGGCGTCCGCCGCGCGCGTGCGCGACGCGGGCCTGAAGGCCGCGGGCCGCCCGGGCGTCATCACGTACTCGAAGAAGGTCTTCATCCCGCTGACCCGGCTGTGCCGGGACAAGTGCCACTACTGCACGTTCGTGACCGTCCCCGGCAAACTGCGCCGGGACGGCCACGGGATGTACCTGTCGCCGGACGAGGTCCTCGACATCGCCCGCCGCGGCGCCGAGATGGGCTGCAAGGAGGCGCTGTTCACGCTCGGCGACCGGCCCGAGGACCGCTGGCCCGAGGCCCGCGAGTGGCTGGACGCGCACGGGTACGACGACACGCTCGCCTATGTGCGCGCCATGGCGATCCGGGTCCTGGAGGAGACGGGACTGCTCCCGCACCTCAACCCCGGCGTCATGACCTGGACCGACCTCCAGCGCCTCAAGCCCGTCGCGCCGTCCATGGGCATGATGCTGGAGACGACGGCGACGCGCCTGTGGTCCGAGCCGGGCGGACCGCACCACGGCTCGCCCGACAAGGAACCCGCCGTCCGGCTGCGGGTCCTGGAGGACGCGGGCCGGTCGAACGTCCCGTTCACCACCGGCGTCCTCATCGGCATCGGCGAGTCCTACGAGGAGCGCGCCGACTCCCTCTTCCAGCTGCGCCGCATCCAGCGCAGCTACCACGGCATCCAGGAAGTCATCGTCCAGAACTTCCGGGCCAAGCCGGACACGGCGATGCGCGGCATGCCGGACGCCGAGCTGGAGGAGCTCGCCGCGTGCATCGCGGTCGCCCGCCACATCCTCGGCCCGTCCGCCCGCATCCAGGCCCCGCCGAACCTGGTCGACGAGGAGTACGCGCTCCTGATCGGCGCCGGCATCGACGACTGGGGCGGGGTGTCGCCGCTGACCCCGGACCACGTGAACCCCGAGCGCCCCTGGCCGCACATCGACGAGCTCGCCGCGAAGACGGGCGAGGCGGGCTTCGAGCTGCGCGAACGCCTGACGATCTACCCGGAGTTCATCGAGCGCGGCGAGCCGTGGCTCGACCCGCGCCTCCTGCCGCACGTACGGGCCCTCGCCTCCGCCGACACCGGCCTCGCCGACGAGGACGCGCGCCCCGCCGGTCTGCCCTGGCAGGAGCCCGACGAGGGGTTCACCGTCACCGGCCGCACGGATCTGCACCGCACCATCGACACGACGGGCCGCACGTCCGACCGGCGCGACGACTTCGACGACGTGTACGGCGACTGGGAGGCGCTGCGCGAGCAGGCCGCGCCCGGCATGGTCCCGCAGCGCCTCGACGGCGACGTGCGCGCCGCGCTCGCGACGGCGGCCGACGACCCGACGAAGCTCACCGACGACGAGGCGCTGGCCCTCCTGCACGCGGACGGGCCCGCGCTCGACGCCCTCTGCCGCGTCGCGGACGACATCCGCAAGACGGTGAACGGCGACGACGTCACGTACATCGTCACGAGGAACATCAACTTCACGAACGTCTGCTACACCGGCTGCCGTTTCTGCGCCTTCGCGCAGCGCCGCACGGACGCGGACGCGTACACGCTCTCGCTCTCCCAGGTCGCGGACCGGGCCGAGCAGGCGTGGGACGTGGGCGCGGTCGAGGTGTGCATGCAGGGCGGCATCCACCCCGACCTGCCGGGCACGGCCTACTTCGACATCGCGAAGGCGGTGAAGGAGCGCGTCCCCGGCATGCACGTGCACGCGTTCTCCCCGATGGAGGTGGTGAACGGCGCGACGCGCACGGGTATGTCGATCCGGGACTGGCTCACCGCGGCGAAGGAGGCCGGCCTCGACTCGATCCCCGGCACGGCGGCCGAGATCCTCGACGACGAGGTCCGCTGGGTCCTCACCAAGGGCAAGCTGCCCACGGCGACGTGGATCGAGGTCATCAAGACGGCCCACGAGCTGGGCATCCGCTCGTCGTCGACGATGATGTACGGGCATGTGGACCAGCCCCGCCACTGGCTCGGCCACTTCCGCACGCTGGCCGGCATCCAGCAGGAGACGGGCGGCTTCACGGAGTTCGTGACGCTCCCGTTCATCCACACCAACGCGCCGGTCTATCTGGCGGGCATCGCGCGTCCGGGCCCGACGACCCGCGACAACAGGGCCGTCACCGCCATGGCGCGCGTCCTCCTGCACCCCCACATCCCGAACATCCAGACGAGCTGGGTGAAGCTGGGCACGGAGGGCGCCGCGGAGATGCTGCGCTCGGGGGCGAACGACCTGGGCGGCACGCTGATGGAGGAGACCATCTCCCGTATGGCGGGCTCCAGTTACGGCTCGTACCGCTCCATCAAGGACCTCGTCACGATCGCGGAGGAAGCGGGCCGCCCGGCGAAGCCGCGCACGACGCTGTACGGGGAGGTCCCGCCGGAGCGCCAGCACGCGGCGACGGCCTCGGACGGCCACCTGCCGGAACTGCTGCCGGTACTGGGGGACTGA
- a CDS encoding CehA/McbA family metallohydrolase — protein MCEDDHTTTGMGRRALFVTGAATALTLSSVSFASAADGRTPADGTKTSKTVKGTLPPGAPDFVYVPVEVPRGVREIHVAYTYTKATVPAGTQNNALDIGVFDERGTELGGKGFRGWSGGARTEFFVRADDATPGYIPGPVGAGTWHIALGPYTVAPEGLPYELTVTLTYGEQGRTPRPVYPPSRAKGRGRAWYRGDCHIHSWFSDGRRTPAEIAALARAAGLDFINSSDHNTHSSHAHWADEAGDDLLIMLGEEITTRNGHVVALGTDPGTFVDWRYRARDNRFGKYAREVRRAGGLVVPAHPHATCIGCNWKFGFGEADAVEVWNGPYTADDEISLADWDNTLVASVRGSREWIPAMGNSDAHRDPDRIGGPQTVVLADDLTREAVQAGIKAGRSYVAESKSVELTFTASGSRGEHAGIGERLHVDPDAPVTVRLEVKGAPGCTLHVVTDQGTLFTSPALPESGSGTAEWRTTASYAAYVRAEVRHAPTVPGLPGALTAFTNPVFLGK, from the coding sequence ATGTGCGAGGACGACCACACCACGACCGGCATGGGCAGACGCGCGCTGTTCGTGACGGGAGCGGCCACCGCGCTTACGTTGAGCAGTGTGAGCTTCGCGAGCGCGGCCGACGGCCGCACACCGGCGGACGGAACGAAGACGTCGAAGACCGTGAAGGGGACGCTGCCGCCCGGCGCGCCCGACTTCGTGTACGTGCCGGTCGAGGTGCCGCGCGGGGTCCGCGAGATCCACGTCGCGTACACCTACACGAAGGCGACCGTCCCGGCCGGCACGCAGAACAACGCCCTGGACATCGGGGTGTTCGACGAGCGGGGCACCGAGCTCGGCGGGAAGGGCTTCCGCGGCTGGTCGGGCGGCGCGCGCACCGAGTTCTTCGTACGGGCGGACGACGCGACGCCGGGCTACATCCCGGGTCCGGTGGGCGCCGGCACCTGGCACATCGCGCTCGGCCCGTACACGGTGGCGCCCGAGGGCCTCCCGTACGAGCTGACCGTCACGCTCACGTACGGCGAGCAGGGTCGGACGCCGCGCCCGGTGTACCCGCCCTCACGCGCCAAGGGCCGGGGCCGTGCCTGGTACCGCGGGGACTGCCACATCCACTCATGGTTCTCGGACGGCAGGCGCACGCCCGCCGAGATCGCGGCGCTCGCGCGCGCGGCGGGTCTGGACTTCATCAACTCGTCCGACCACAACACGCACTCGTCGCACGCCCACTGGGCGGACGAGGCGGGCGACGACCTGCTCATCATGCTCGGCGAGGAGATCACGACCCGTAACGGGCACGTGGTGGCGCTCGGCACGGATCCGGGCACGTTCGTCGACTGGCGCTATCGTGCCCGCGACAACCGCTTCGGCAAGTACGCGCGCGAGGTCCGCCGGGCCGGCGGCCTGGTCGTGCCGGCGCATCCGCACGCCACCTGCATCGGCTGCAACTGGAAGTTCGGCTTCGGCGAGGCGGACGCCGTCGAGGTGTGGAACGGCCCGTACACCGCGGACGACGAGATCTCCCTGGCCGACTGGGACAACACGCTGGTGGCGTCCGTACGGGGTTCGCGTGAGTGGATCCCGGCGATGGGCAACAGCGACGCCCACCGCGACCCGGACCGCATCGGCGGCCCGCAGACGGTGGTCCTCGCCGACGACCTGACCCGGGAGGCCGTCCAGGCGGGCATCAAGGCGGGCCGCAGTTACGTCGCCGAGTCGAAGTCCGTGGAGCTGACGTTCACGGCGTCCGGCTCGCGCGGCGAGCACGCGGGCATCGGCGAGCGCCTCCACGTGGACCCGGACGCCCCGGTCACCGTCCGCCTGGAGGTCAAGGGCGCCCCGGGCTGCACGCTCCACGTGGTCACGGACCAGGGCACCCTGTTCACGTCGCCGGCGCTCCCCGAGTCCGGGTCGGGCACGGCCGAGTGGCGCACGACGGCCTCGTACGCGGCCTATGTGCGGGCCGAGGTCCGGCACGCGCCGACGGTCCCGGGCCTGCCGGGGGCGCTCACGGCGTTCACGAACCCGGTGTTCCTCGGCAAGTAG
- a CDS encoding LLM class F420-dependent oxidoreductase translates to MRISTTIFLTDETITPVRLARELEQRGFAGLYLPEHTHIPVERATQYPAGGDLPAEYGRTLDPFVALGQAAAVTERLGLGTGITLIAQHDPIDLAKQIATLDHLSGGRFTLGLGFGWNVEEAADHGVEWRTRRELGRERMGLMRALWAQEPTAYDGEFGVSVRASHAYPKPAGGAPRTLIGGAAGPKLFAHITEYADGWLPIGGRGLTESMPVLRAGWEEAGRDPADLHVVPYAVLPSPGKLAHYAELGIDEVVLQLPPADETSVLKILDEYEQYL, encoded by the coding sequence ATGCGGATCTCGACCACGATTTTCCTGACCGACGAGACCATCACGCCTGTGCGGCTCGCGCGTGAGCTGGAGCAACGCGGGTTCGCCGGGCTGTATCTGCCCGAGCACACACACATCCCGGTGGAGCGGGCGACGCAGTACCCGGCCGGGGGTGACCTGCCCGCCGAGTACGGCCGCACCCTCGACCCGTTCGTCGCGCTCGGGCAGGCCGCCGCCGTCACCGAGCGGCTCGGGCTCGGCACCGGCATCACGCTGATCGCGCAGCACGACCCCATCGACCTGGCCAAGCAGATCGCCACCCTCGACCACCTCTCCGGCGGCCGTTTCACGCTGGGCCTCGGCTTCGGCTGGAACGTCGAGGAGGCCGCCGACCACGGCGTCGAATGGCGCACGCGGCGCGAGCTCGGCCGGGAGCGCATGGGCCTCATGCGGGCCCTGTGGGCGCAGGAACCGACCGCGTACGACGGCGAGTTCGGGGTGTCGGTGCGGGCCAGCCACGCCTACCCGAAGCCGGCGGGCGGCGCGCCCCGCACGCTGATCGGGGGAGCGGCGGGCCCGAAGCTGTTCGCGCACATCACCGAGTACGCCGACGGCTGGCTGCCCATCGGCGGGCGCGGCCTGACCGAGTCGATGCCCGTGCTGCGGGCCGGCTGGGAGGAGGCGGGCCGTGACCCGGCGGACCTGCACGTCGTCCCGTACGCGGTCCTGCCGAGCCCGGGCAAGCTCGCGCACTACGCGGAGCTCGGCATCGACGAGGTCGTCCTCCAACTGCCCCCGGCGGACGAGACGTCGGTCCTCAAGATCCTCGACGAGTACGAGCAGTACCTGTAG